Proteins encoded in a region of the Teredinibacter purpureus genome:
- the ybeY gene encoding rRNA maturation RNase YbeY: protein MTTLHLDIENASAIADKDLPSEDELKLWASACLAPKHMMSTQASTPSENPNLSIRIVDEDESQTLNNQYRHKDAPTNVLSFPCDLPPEVELDLLGDLVICAQVVAREALAQGKSVRAHWAHMVIHGCLHLLGFDHIKDEAAEEMEALETTILTALDFPPPYER from the coding sequence ATGACAACATTACATCTCGATATCGAAAATGCCTCTGCCATCGCCGATAAAGACCTACCGAGCGAAGACGAACTCAAACTTTGGGCGTCGGCCTGCCTTGCGCCAAAGCATATGATGTCGACGCAAGCCAGCACCCCAAGCGAAAACCCCAATTTGAGCATACGTATTGTCGACGAAGATGAAAGCCAAACGTTAAACAACCAATACCGTCATAAAGACGCTCCAACCAATGTATTATCCTTCCCCTGCGATTTGCCGCCAGAAGTAGAGCTCGACTTATTGGGCGATTTAGTTATCTGCGCCCAAGTTGTTGCCCGAGAAGCGCTCGCACAAGGCAAGAGTGTACGCGCACACTGGGCCCATATGGTTATCCATGGGTGTTTGCATCTTTTAGGCTTCGACCATATTAAAGACGAAGCGGCAGAAGAAATGGAAGCACTCGAAACGACCATACTCACAGCGCTGGACTTCCCACCGCCCTATGAACGATAA
- a CDS encoding DUF3144 domain-containing protein → MSNPNDPALSKEERQFWDAVDSFIGTANEASGDTDAGIVTSAMMYAAARFCAFNLASFSETRKDFLNDSDDSIRHLSSEFKKLLEENMADYGENFKVYLRENDEPS, encoded by the coding sequence ATGAGTAATCCAAACGATCCCGCTCTCAGTAAAGAAGAGCGGCAATTCTGGGATGCGGTTGATAGTTTTATTGGTACGGCTAACGAAGCCTCCGGAGATACGGATGCGGGTATTGTGACGTCGGCCATGATGTATGCGGCGGCGCGCTTTTGTGCCTTTAATCTCGCCAGCTTTTCTGAAACGCGTAAAGACTTTCTTAACGATAGCGACGATTCCATTCGGCATTTAAGTAGCGAATTTAAAAAGTTGTTAGAGGAAAATATGGCCGATTACGGTGAGAATTTTAAAGTGTATTTACGTGAAAATGATGAGCCTTCATAG
- a CDS encoding alpha/beta fold hydrolase, giving the protein MPLHVKEAGAGKPVVLIHGLFGSLENLGGLARQLAEHYHVFSLDLPNHGRSQHTEDTSLSQMADSVFRWLNAQPFQHASFIGHSLGGKVAMELALCHPEKVDRLAVLDIAPVHYAPHHEQVFKGLLSLQPATLPSRSEADAQLSAYVPELPIRSFLLKNLVRQEQGFGWRMNLPTLHRHYARLVSGNRRGQVYKGNTLFLKGGNSDYIGEQHRDEILSRFPNAKVKIVAGTGHWLHADKPDLVARLLQRFLL; this is encoded by the coding sequence ATGCCGTTACATGTAAAAGAGGCTGGGGCGGGCAAGCCCGTGGTGCTCATACATGGTTTGTTCGGGTCTCTAGAGAATTTGGGGGGGCTTGCGCGGCAATTGGCCGAGCACTATCACGTGTTTTCACTCGATTTACCTAATCACGGCCGCTCACAGCATACCGAAGACACCAGCTTGTCACAGATGGCTGATAGCGTATTTCGTTGGTTGAACGCGCAACCTTTTCAGCACGCGAGCTTTATTGGCCACTCGTTAGGCGGCAAAGTGGCGATGGAGCTTGCGCTCTGCCATCCCGAAAAAGTCGATCGTTTGGCCGTGTTAGATATTGCACCGGTGCATTATGCGCCTCATCACGAGCAGGTATTTAAAGGCTTGTTATCACTTCAGCCGGCTACACTGCCCAGCCGCAGTGAGGCTGATGCGCAATTGTCTGCCTATGTGCCGGAGCTTCCAATACGTAGTTTTTTGCTAAAAAACTTGGTCAGGCAGGAACAGGGGTTTGGTTGGCGCATGAATTTGCCAACGTTACATCGGCATTATGCCCGTTTGGTGAGCGGTAATCGCCGAGGGCAGGTCTATAAAGGGAATACTTTGTTTTTGAAAGGAGGCAATTCGGATTATATCGGTGAGCAGCACCGAGACGAAATCCTCAGTCGTTTTCCGAACGCAAAGGTGAAGATAGTGGCGGGTACGGGGCATTGGCTACATGCCGATAAGCCCGATTTGGTGGCTCGATTGTTACAGCGATTTTTGCTGTAA
- a CDS encoding DUF1820 family protein produces the protein MASTPVFKVVFYNRNEVYEVYAKAIYQSEMYGFIEIEEFVFGERTQLVVDPGEEKLKSEFSGVKRSFIPMHSVIRIDEVEKTGAGKVSAVKSGDKIAQFPFPSPVPKPNKD, from the coding sequence ATGGCATCCACTCCCGTTTTTAAAGTTGTGTTCTACAACCGTAACGAAGTCTACGAAGTTTACGCTAAAGCGATTTATCAAAGTGAAATGTACGGATTCATCGAAATTGAAGAATTCGTCTTTGGCGAGCGCACTCAGCTGGTTGTCGACCCGGGTGAAGAGAAGCTCAAAAGTGAATTCAGTGGCGTAAAACGTTCGTTTATTCCTATGCACAGCGTCATACGTATAGATGAAGTTGAAAAAACAGGTGCGGGAAAAGTGAGCGCCGTTAAGTCCGGCGATAAAATAGCGCAATTTCCTTTTCCATCCCCCGTACCAAAACCGAATAAAGATTAG
- a CDS encoding putative bifunctional diguanylate cyclase/phosphodiesterase, whose protein sequence is MQFLIPLFYLAAGIALFLGIQAVLLAVYDYSRKLLGWFAFLCLAAAIYEYSSALYYSALSYEHSVQALHWFTAAVLLCVPASVGFIGTYTHDRHTPWWVLIATINSLVLLVIDWHSDVSMRFIGGAELTHMQLRWGEVVTQLQGTPSFAIRYLHFSALLLVIWAAFRAYFIRVRDRRRFVFLVVYVAIQLLTILHSLAVEYELVQSVKLVALSFTSLVVLMALNIAIDIRGVMAQLGLQSDQLQLEKSFSQILKLGQERLSQVVQQSPSSIHLLERDGSLIQRNLASHQLWSDFARQGEYLFSRAPWDRLGLDLLCKQVLATGKIRHQLIEVGAKYLTGSERSKWIDATIFPITDEFDVVEALAIVSEDVTRQHTIDHALRMVAAESAGDEEFFVEITSQLALLFNAGTAFIGLFHQEDGIDRYTSLALTINGLPERNFTAVCSESFAELGKQEYSSVISSSAYRRFPKDEFLGIHNIEGLIIAPLSTKSGDRLGFIAIMDTLALELIEDVAPIIEIVTHRVSAELQRRDAEVRVRKMAYEDALTGLPNRTMLQERLSDTIQLCEQNLSNAVAYFLDLDHFKTINEALGHEAGDDVLKQTGNRLLAELDDQLFLARIGGDEFVLLEMFDSQEGMDQKIQHRASDIIHILSQPMVLGDRTISLGVSVGVIKIPEHATTEADVMRRGDSTIFRAKNEGRNRCEIYDTSMQASVNERLELERGLKLALESQQLSIYYQPKVGLDGRPIGAEALVRWEHPVLGFISPAVFIPVAEKTGLIHLVGDWMLESIAASIARWESEGVGFTGDISVNISAWLFARPGFIQKLLGTIAEANIPTSSMSVEVTETAVLRDISSTKDKLKMLREAGVAVALDDFGTGYSSLAYLKDLSLDAIKIDQGFVADLHDSQTESLVNSMISIGENMGFDVIAEGVERHDQLDKLKRMGCKVFQGYLFARPMPESEFVAWIRSNR, encoded by the coding sequence ATGCAGTTTTTAATCCCTTTGTTTTACTTGGCAGCAGGTATTGCGCTCTTCCTCGGTATACAGGCAGTGCTTTTAGCTGTGTACGACTACTCTCGAAAACTGTTGGGGTGGTTCGCGTTTTTATGTTTGGCGGCCGCGATTTATGAGTATTCTTCTGCGCTCTATTATTCTGCACTTTCTTACGAGCATAGCGTACAAGCGCTACATTGGTTTACCGCTGCGGTATTGCTGTGTGTGCCCGCGAGTGTAGGCTTTATTGGGACTTATACGCATGATAGGCACACCCCGTGGTGGGTGCTTATAGCGACGATCAACTCGCTTGTTTTGTTGGTTATCGATTGGCATTCTGACGTTTCAATGCGTTTCATTGGTGGTGCAGAGCTTACTCATATGCAATTGCGTTGGGGCGAGGTGGTTACGCAGTTACAAGGCACGCCGTCTTTTGCTATTCGTTATCTCCATTTCAGCGCGTTATTGTTAGTGATTTGGGCTGCGTTTCGGGCTTACTTCATACGGGTGCGCGATAGGCGACGCTTCGTTTTTTTGGTTGTCTATGTAGCGATTCAATTACTTACCATTTTGCATTCGCTTGCCGTTGAATACGAACTTGTTCAATCGGTGAAGTTGGTGGCGCTTTCATTTACGTCACTGGTCGTTCTGATGGCCCTTAATATTGCGATTGATATTCGCGGTGTTATGGCGCAGTTGGGATTGCAAAGCGATCAATTACAGTTAGAAAAGTCGTTTAGCCAAATATTAAAGTTAGGGCAGGAGAGACTTTCGCAGGTGGTGCAGCAATCTCCGAGCAGTATCCACTTGCTTGAGCGTGATGGCAGTTTAATCCAGCGTAACTTGGCTAGCCATCAGTTGTGGAGTGATTTTGCTCGGCAAGGGGAGTACCTGTTTAGTCGTGCACCGTGGGATCGATTAGGCCTCGATTTATTGTGCAAGCAAGTGCTGGCAACCGGCAAGATTCGGCATCAATTGATTGAGGTTGGCGCTAAATATTTAACGGGTAGTGAGCGGAGTAAGTGGATTGATGCCACCATTTTTCCTATCACGGATGAATTTGATGTTGTCGAGGCGCTAGCGATTGTGAGTGAGGATGTGACACGCCAGCACACCATTGATCACGCATTGCGTATGGTTGCCGCCGAATCGGCCGGCGACGAAGAATTTTTTGTCGAAATTACCAGCCAATTGGCACTGCTATTCAATGCGGGAACGGCTTTTATCGGATTGTTTCATCAAGAAGACGGTATCGATCGCTATACCTCATTGGCGTTGACGATTAATGGCCTGCCGGAGAGAAATTTTACGGCGGTGTGCAGCGAAAGTTTTGCTGAGTTAGGCAAGCAAGAATACAGTAGTGTGATTTCCTCGAGCGCGTATCGTCGTTTTCCTAAAGATGAGTTCTTGGGTATACACAATATAGAAGGTCTTATTATTGCGCCTTTATCAACAAAGAGCGGTGACAGGCTGGGGTTTATCGCCATTATGGACACGTTGGCGCTTGAGCTTATTGAGGATGTCGCGCCTATTATTGAAATCGTTACTCACCGTGTTAGTGCTGAGTTACAGCGGCGAGATGCGGAGGTTAGGGTACGAAAAATGGCGTATGAAGATGCGCTCACGGGCTTGCCGAATCGTACAATGCTACAGGAGCGGCTGTCTGACACGATTCAGCTATGCGAACAAAATCTGAGTAATGCCGTCGCCTATTTTTTAGATCTGGACCATTTTAAAACGATCAATGAAGCGTTAGGGCATGAGGCCGGTGATGACGTACTAAAACAAACCGGCAATCGGTTGTTAGCTGAGCTGGATGATCAGTTGTTTTTGGCGCGAATTGGTGGCGATGAGTTTGTCTTGCTCGAGATGTTTGATTCGCAAGAGGGTATGGATCAAAAAATTCAACACAGAGCGAGCGATATTATTCATATCCTGTCGCAACCGATGGTGTTGGGGGATAGGACTATCTCATTGGGTGTTAGCGTAGGCGTGATCAAAATCCCTGAGCATGCCACGACCGAAGCCGACGTTATGCGGCGTGGCGACTCAACTATTTTTAGAGCGAAAAATGAAGGGCGCAACCGCTGTGAAATATACGATACTTCTATGCAGGCATCGGTTAATGAGCGCCTAGAGCTAGAGCGTGGGCTTAAGCTCGCATTGGAGTCACAGCAGCTGAGCATCTACTATCAGCCGAAAGTTGGTCTCGACGGCCGGCCCATAGGGGCCGAAGCGTTGGTGCGGTGGGAGCACCCCGTATTAGGCTTTATTTCGCCTGCAGTCTTTATCCCTGTGGCGGAAAAAACCGGATTAATCCACCTTGTGGGGGATTGGATGCTGGAGTCAATTGCGGCCAGTATCGCGCGCTGGGAGAGTGAAGGGGTAGGTTTTACCGGCGATATCTCGGTGAATATATCGGCATGGTTGTTTGCCCGCCCTGGGTTTATACAGAAGCTGTTAGGCACCATCGCAGAGGCCAATATTCCCACTTCGAGTATGTCCGTTGAAGTAACGGAAACGGCAGTGCTACGGGATATTTCGTCGACCAAAGATAAGCTGAAAATGTTGCGAGAGGCCGGTGTTGCGGTTGCTTTAGATGATTTTGGAACGGGTTACTCTTCGCTTGCTTATCTAAAAGATTTGTCGTTGGATGCCATAAAGATCGATCAAGGTTTTGTTGCAGATTTACATGACTCTCAAACTGAAAGCCTCGTTAACTCTATGATTTCCATTGGGGAAAATATGGGCTTCGATGTGATCGCCGAGGGCGTAGAACGTCATGACCAGCTGGACAAATTAAAACGTATGGGTTGCAAGGTGTTTCAGGGTTACCTCTTTGCGCGACCTATGCCAGAAAGTGAATTTGTTGCGTGGATTAGATCGAATCGTTAA
- the lnt gene encoding apolipoprotein N-acyltransferase, with protein sequence MPVYSMRPSDTPALHASRTRQWAAHAAALIAGALVPLSLAPYDYWPIAIVGIAIFGFSLQGLNPKHAWLRSLSFGLGLYGCGVSWVYVSIHDFGYTSAALAVLMTFLFVAFLALVFSIPFYIYQRYCALGRLYFLFSFPAIWVLGEWLRSWFLTGFPWLYIGYGHIDTWLSGWAPVLGVYGVSFIVVFSATALCYCVSLFNRRHTRLHAGIAVSLTAALWLAGLYLKAVEWTTTTEHDKLTVSIVQPNIPLEVKWNPFYRTAISNQLLELTEEHWQSDLIVWPEASIPLMYHDASDFIQDLNLRAADHNTALISGILYDDDKPNTFYNAIFGAGAANNIYFKQRLVPFGEYVPLEEYLRGLIAFFDLPNSIIQAGPPNQKGIQTDRYTIAPYICYEIVYPDLVANNLGGAPLMVTISNDAWFGESIGPLQHFQMAQMRALENGRYLIRGTNTGLSGIISPKGEAILTGTQFVAETLTGNVYLMRGQTLFSRLGSWPIVVFSLFVLLLCFLPRLRRFTAP encoded by the coding sequence ATGCCGGTTTATTCCATGCGACCTTCCGACACGCCAGCCCTTCACGCTAGCCGCACCAGACAATGGGCCGCGCACGCAGCCGCACTTATTGCCGGCGCCCTCGTGCCTCTGTCGCTAGCACCCTATGATTACTGGCCTATCGCCATTGTCGGTATTGCCATCTTTGGGTTTTCGTTGCAGGGCCTAAATCCAAAACACGCGTGGCTGCGCAGCCTTAGTTTCGGCTTGGGCCTCTATGGCTGCGGCGTATCGTGGGTCTACGTTAGCATTCACGATTTTGGCTATACCTCCGCGGCGCTAGCCGTGCTCATGACATTTCTATTTGTCGCATTTTTAGCGCTGGTTTTTTCTATCCCTTTTTATATTTACCAACGGTATTGCGCTTTAGGCCGCCTCTATTTTCTCTTTAGTTTTCCAGCCATTTGGGTGCTAGGCGAATGGCTACGCAGCTGGTTTTTAACCGGTTTTCCGTGGCTCTATATCGGGTACGGGCACATTGACACCTGGCTCTCCGGCTGGGCGCCCGTGCTGGGCGTTTATGGGGTCTCGTTTATCGTCGTGTTCAGCGCAACGGCTCTATGTTATTGCGTTAGCCTATTTAACCGCAGGCACACTCGGCTACACGCCGGTATTGCCGTATCACTTACCGCCGCACTTTGGCTCGCTGGCCTTTATCTAAAAGCCGTTGAATGGACGACAACAACCGAGCACGACAAACTCACCGTTAGCATTGTGCAACCGAACATCCCGCTCGAAGTAAAATGGAATCCGTTTTACCGCACCGCCATTTCGAATCAATTACTCGAATTAACAGAAGAGCATTGGCAGTCCGATCTGATTGTGTGGCCCGAAGCCTCCATTCCTCTGATGTATCACGATGCTAGCGACTTTATTCAAGACTTAAACCTACGCGCAGCCGATCACAACACCGCGCTCATTAGCGGCATACTCTACGACGACGACAAACCCAATACTTTTTACAATGCTATTTTCGGGGCTGGCGCGGCGAATAATATTTACTTCAAACAACGCTTAGTGCCATTTGGCGAGTATGTGCCGCTAGAGGAATATTTACGGGGCCTCATTGCCTTTTTTGATTTGCCTAACTCCATTATTCAGGCCGGCCCACCCAATCAAAAAGGCATTCAAACCGATCGTTACACCATTGCACCTTACATTTGCTATGAAATTGTCTATCCCGATTTAGTCGCGAACAATTTAGGCGGTGCACCCCTTATGGTCACCATCAGTAACGACGCATGGTTTGGCGAATCGATTGGCCCATTACAACATTTTCAGATGGCTCAAATGCGTGCCCTCGAAAATGGTCGTTACCTTATTCGCGGAACCAACACAGGTTTAAGCGGCATTATTTCGCCAAAAGGCGAAGCCATACTGACCGGCACACAATTTGTCGCAGAAACACTTACCGGCAACGTTTATTTAATGCGCGGGCAAACGCTCTTTAGTCGTCTTGGCTCTTGGCCTATCGTTGTCTTCAGTCTATTCGTTCTACTCCTGTGTTTTCTCCCTCGCCTCCGCCGGTTCACCGCCCCTTAA
- a CDS encoding HlyC/CorC family transporter, translated as MSEDPSSSRSSPDEPLHKRSWLERLFANFASEPKSRAELLDIIKGAANNKVVDQEALSIIEGALDVAKLQVREIMVPRSQMVVIKAEESPAEFLPKVIETGHSRFPVIGESSDDIKGILLAKDLLPLILSGQDSFRWESELRTANIIPESKRLNVLLKEFRENRYHMALVIDEYGGISGLVTIEDILEEIVGEIEDETDEDNEDFIRQVSTSEFILKALTPIEEFNTYFKAKISDDEFDTIGGIITQAFGHMPSRNETVTLGKFTFRVLYSDNRQVHLLRATLANDDE; from the coding sequence ATGTCGGAAGACCCCTCGAGTAGCCGCTCGTCACCAGACGAGCCCCTTCATAAACGATCTTGGCTAGAACGATTGTTTGCCAATTTTGCCAGCGAACCCAAATCCCGAGCAGAGCTACTGGATATAATTAAGGGCGCTGCGAACAATAAAGTGGTCGATCAGGAAGCTCTCAGTATTATCGAAGGCGCCCTCGATGTAGCGAAACTGCAAGTCCGCGAAATCATGGTGCCACGCTCACAAATGGTGGTTATTAAGGCGGAAGAAAGCCCCGCTGAATTCTTACCCAAAGTGATCGAAACAGGCCACTCCCGATTCCCTGTGATAGGCGAGTCCAGTGACGACATTAAAGGTATATTACTCGCCAAAGATCTTCTGCCACTTATACTGAGCGGTCAAGACAGCTTTCGATGGGAATCAGAACTACGAACGGCCAACATAATCCCCGAAAGTAAACGCCTGAATGTACTGCTAAAAGAATTTCGAGAAAACCGCTATCACATGGCGTTGGTTATCGATGAGTACGGTGGGATCTCAGGCCTTGTGACCATCGAAGATATTCTCGAAGAAATAGTGGGCGAAATAGAAGACGAAACCGACGAAGACAACGAAGATTTTATTCGTCAGGTATCGACCTCCGAATTCATTTTAAAAGCCCTCACGCCAATAGAAGAATTTAACACTTACTTTAAAGCCAAAATTAGTGATGACGAATTCGACACCATCGGTGGCATTATTACCCAAGCCTTTGGCCACATGCCTAGCCGTAACGAAACCGTCACACTGGGTAAATTCACCTTTCGGGTACTGTATTCCGACAATCGCCAAGTACACTTATTGCGCGCAACGCTAGCCAATGACGATGAGTAA
- a CDS encoding PhoH family protein translates to MNTTETSSESISLSLEPNDSRRLAILSGQFGAHLKQIEERLHVQIKSRGTSFNVQGLNAPSAVKVIQQLYRQTAGDGDLTPDEVHLAIQESNMGSAAVDDVKSAIDTASIIRTKKITVKPRGDNQLGYVMSVRTHDINFGIGPAGTGKTYLAVACGVEALLKDEVERILLVRPAVEAGEKLGFLPGDLAQKVDPYLRPLYDALYEMLGFETVAKFIERNVIEVAPLAYMRGRTLNNSFVILDESQNTTREQMKMFLTRIGFGSTAVITGDPSQIDLPRGIASGLKHAVGVLDGVDGVSFTVFTAKDVVRHPIVQRIVEAYDAAEKRAENEQ, encoded by the coding sequence TTGAATACAACTGAAACAAGTTCCGAATCCATCAGCTTATCGCTGGAACCCAACGACTCTCGTCGCCTCGCTATACTCAGTGGTCAATTTGGCGCTCACCTAAAGCAAATAGAAGAGCGCCTGCACGTTCAGATTAAGAGCCGCGGCACCAGTTTCAATGTGCAAGGGTTAAACGCCCCGAGCGCCGTCAAGGTCATCCAGCAACTCTACCGTCAAACCGCCGGCGACGGAGACTTAACGCCCGATGAAGTTCATTTGGCCATACAGGAATCCAACATGGGATCAGCAGCCGTCGACGATGTAAAAAGTGCCATCGATACAGCCAGTATTATTCGCACCAAAAAAATTACCGTTAAGCCCCGCGGCGACAATCAGTTGGGCTATGTTATGTCAGTACGTACCCACGACATTAATTTTGGTATTGGCCCCGCCGGTACAGGCAAAACCTACCTTGCTGTCGCTTGTGGCGTTGAAGCATTGCTGAAAGATGAAGTCGAACGCATACTGCTCGTACGCCCCGCCGTAGAAGCAGGCGAAAAACTGGGGTTCTTGCCGGGTGACCTAGCACAAAAAGTTGACCCCTACCTACGCCCTTTGTACGACGCACTCTACGAGATGCTAGGCTTTGAAACCGTCGCTAAATTTATCGAACGCAACGTTATTGAAGTGGCCCCACTGGCCTATATGCGAGGCCGCACACTGAATAACTCCTTTGTGATTCTGGATGAAAGCCAAAACACCACGCGTGAGCAGATGAAAATGTTCCTCACTCGTATTGGTTTTGGCTCTACGGCCGTGATTACCGGTGACCCCTCACAAATTGACTTACCTAGAGGCATTGCTTCCGGTTTGAAACACGCCGTTGGCGTATTAGACGGTGTTGATGGCGTGAGTTTTACTGTATTCACTGCAAAAGACGTTGTGCGCCACCCCATTGTCCAACGAATCGTTGAGGCTTATGATGCAGCAGAGAAGCGAGCCGAAAACGAACAATAA
- the miaB gene encoding tRNA (N6-isopentenyl adenosine(37)-C2)-methylthiotransferase MiaB, translated as MSDTSTPTKKLFIQTHGCQMNEYDSARMQDLLGASHQMEPTDNPEEADVLLVNTCSIREKAQEKLFHQLGRWKNLKAKNPNLVIGVGGCVASQEGAAIAKRAPFVDLIFGPQTLHRLPEMIETPRDKGAVVVDISFPEIEKFDNLPKPEADGPSAFVSIMEGCSKYCTFCVVPYTRGEEVSRPTADVLNEVAHLAAQNVREVNLLGQNVNAFRGESDDGIVDLAELITLIAKIDGIDRIRFTTSHPVEFTDSLIQVYAEVPELVSHLHLPVQSGSDRILMAMKRGHTALEYKSKMRRLREVRPDICFSSDFIVGFPGETEADFEATMKLIADVGFDLSFSFIYSPRPGTPAADLKDETSESTKKERLKILQMRINQQAQEIARRMVGNTERVLVTGYSKKDPGQLSGRTENNRVVNFRCDQPQLIGKFADILIEEALPNSLRGILLGSELEE; from the coding sequence ATGTCCGACACTAGTACGCCCACGAAAAAACTCTTTATCCAGACTCACGGCTGCCAGATGAATGAATACGATTCAGCTCGCATGCAGGACTTACTGGGGGCTTCCCATCAGATGGAGCCCACAGACAACCCCGAAGAAGCGGATGTTCTGCTCGTCAACACGTGCTCCATTCGTGAAAAAGCGCAGGAAAAGCTCTTTCATCAACTCGGCCGCTGGAAAAACCTAAAGGCTAAAAACCCCAACCTTGTAATCGGAGTAGGGGGTTGTGTTGCCAGCCAAGAAGGTGCGGCAATTGCCAAACGCGCTCCTTTTGTCGACCTTATATTTGGGCCACAAACACTACACCGTCTACCGGAAATGATCGAAACGCCCCGAGATAAGGGCGCAGTGGTTGTCGATATCAGCTTTCCAGAGATCGAAAAGTTCGACAATCTCCCAAAACCAGAGGCCGATGGCCCTTCTGCGTTTGTCTCTATCATGGAAGGCTGCTCGAAATACTGCACTTTTTGTGTTGTGCCTTATACCCGTGGTGAAGAAGTCAGTCGCCCCACCGCCGATGTGCTCAATGAAGTTGCGCACTTAGCGGCTCAAAACGTACGCGAAGTGAATTTGCTTGGCCAGAATGTCAACGCCTTCCGTGGCGAAAGTGACGACGGCATTGTCGATTTAGCGGAGCTTATTACGCTCATTGCCAAAATCGACGGCATTGATCGCATTCGTTTTACCACCTCGCACCCTGTTGAGTTCACCGATAGCCTTATCCAGGTCTATGCAGAGGTACCCGAGCTTGTAAGCCATTTACACCTGCCGGTGCAAAGCGGTTCAGACCGTATACTAATGGCTATGAAGCGCGGCCATACGGCGCTCGAATACAAATCCAAGATGCGTCGATTACGCGAAGTGCGCCCCGATATATGTTTCTCCTCTGATTTTATTGTGGGTTTCCCCGGCGAAACCGAGGCCGACTTCGAAGCCACGATGAAGTTAATCGCCGATGTAGGCTTTGACCTCTCCTTTAGTTTTATCTACAGCCCTCGCCCCGGCACACCGGCTGCCGACCTAAAAGATGAAACATCAGAATCCACAAAGAAAGAGCGTTTAAAAATTCTGCAAATGCGTATCAACCAGCAAGCTCAGGAAATTGCTCGTCGTATGGTGGGCAATACCGAGCGCGTACTCGTAACGGGGTATAGCAAAAAAGATCCCGGACAACTGTCTGGCCGTACCGAAAACAACCGCGTTGTTAATTTCCGGTGTGATCAGCCGCAACTCATTGGGAAGTTTGCCGATATATTAATAGAAGAAGCGCTACCCAATTCACTGCGTGGCATATTGTTAGGTTCTGAGCTAGAAGAATAG